The Blattabacterium sp. DPU genome includes a window with the following:
- a CDS encoding polyprenyl synthetase family protein, whose protein sequence is MKIILEKIKTSIKKEIMEFEKQFANIIKSNISFIDKITHYIIHRKGKLIRPIFVFLIAKMLGNIQKKTYHTACLVELIHTATLVHDDVIDNSSLRRGSFSINAIWKNKIAVLIGDYLLSKSLLIATNNNYYDLLKIICETIKDMSEGELLQMEKSKKLNITEKIYNQIIYHKTASLIAASCEAGARSVNTDEETALKMRKFGIFTGTAFQIKDDLFDYEEKNENLTGKPVGIDLKEKKITLPLIHTIQKASKKDQKCILNCIKNYDEKKRHKIIFYVKKYGGLEYATKKMIKFRNNALRILEFYPEGTIKETLKIMVNFIIERNQ, encoded by the coding sequence ATGAAAATTATTTTAGAAAAAATAAAAACTTCCATAAAAAAAGAAATTATGGAATTTGAAAAACAATTTGCTAATATTATAAAAAGTAACATTTCTTTTATAGACAAGATTACTCATTATATCATTCATAGAAAAGGAAAATTAATTCGCCCTATATTTGTTTTTTTAATTGCTAAAATGTTAGGAAATATACAAAAAAAAACATATCATACGGCTTGTTTAGTTGAATTAATACATACAGCTACACTTGTACATGATGATGTTATAGATAACAGTTCTCTTCGTCGTGGTTCATTTTCTATTAATGCTATATGGAAAAATAAAATAGCTGTTTTAATTGGAGATTATTTACTTTCCAAAAGTCTTTTAATTGCAACAAATAATAATTATTATGATTTACTCAAAATAATATGTGAAACCATAAAAGATATGAGTGAAGGAGAATTATTACAAATGGAAAAATCTAAAAAATTAAACATTACTGAAAAAATTTATAATCAAATTATTTATCATAAAACAGCAAGTTTAATTGCCGCTTCTTGTGAAGCGGGAGCACGTTCAGTTAATACTGATGAAGAAACAGCATTAAAAATGAGAAAATTTGGAATTTTTACGGGTACAGCATTTCAAATAAAAGATGATTTATTTGATTATGAAGAAAAAAATGAAAATTTAACGGGAAAACCTGTAGGAATAGATTTAAAAGAAAAAAAAATAACACTTCCACTTATTCATACTATTCAAAAAGCTTCTAAAAAAGATCAAAAATGCATATTAAATTGTATAAAAAATTATGATGAAAAAAAAAGACATAAAATAATTTTTTATGTAAAAAAATATGGAGGATTAGAATATGCTACTAAAAAAATGATTAAATTTCGAAACAATGCATTAAGAATTTTAGAATTCTATCCAGAAGGAACAATTAAAGAAACGTTAAAAATAATGGTAAACTTTATTATCGAAAGAAATCAATAA
- the queA gene encoding tRNA preQ1(34) S-adenosylmethionine ribosyltransferase-isomerase QueA — protein MRTSDFYFTSPLNLLAKFPTQERDESKLMVIHRKNQKIEHRYFKNLYEYFNEGDTIIFNNTKVFPARLFGNKEKTDAKIEVFLLRELDLKDRTWDVLVDPARKVRVGNKLNFGFGLTGEVIDNTTSRGRILQLNFNGTHKELIKKIKELGKTPLPKYINRKPEKNDKERYQTIYAKKEGSVAAPTAGLHFSKHLLKKLEIKGINLVEITLHLGLGSFLPVEVEDISKHKMDSEKCSINENACKIINYSIRKKKRICAVGTSSMRAIESSVSSNKNLNPFCGWTNKFIFPPYNFNIANSMITNFHMPKSTLLMMTAAFAGFDLIMKAYQIAIKEEYRFYSYGDAMLIL, from the coding sequence ATGAGAACTTCAGATTTTTATTTTACATCTCCTTTAAATCTTCTCGCTAAATTTCCTACACAAGAAAGAGATGAATCAAAATTAATGGTTATTCACAGAAAAAACCAAAAAATAGAACATAGATATTTTAAAAATTTATATGAATATTTTAATGAAGGAGATACCATAATTTTTAATAATACCAAAGTATTTCCTGCAAGACTATTTGGAAATAAAGAAAAAACAGATGCAAAAATAGAAGTTTTTTTACTTAGAGAATTAGATTTAAAAGATAGAACATGGGATGTATTAGTTGATCCTGCAAGAAAAGTAAGAGTAGGAAATAAATTAAATTTTGGATTTGGATTAACAGGAGAAGTTATAGACAATACTACTTCTAGAGGAAGAATTTTACAACTTAATTTTAACGGAACACATAAAGAGCTTATAAAAAAAATAAAAGAATTAGGAAAAACTCCTTTACCAAAATATATTAATAGAAAACCTGAAAAAAACGATAAAGAACGTTATCAAACTATATATGCTAAAAAAGAAGGATCTGTAGCTGCACCTACAGCGGGACTACATTTCTCAAAACATTTATTAAAAAAACTAGAAATAAAGGGAATTAATTTGGTAGAAATAACTTTACACTTAGGATTAGGAAGTTTTTTACCAGTAGAAGTAGAAGACATATCAAAACATAAAATGGATTCTGAAAAATGTTCTATAAATGAAAATGCATGTAAAATAATAAATTATTCTATTAGAAAAAAAAAAAGAATTTGTGCAGTTGGAACTTCTTCTATGAGAGCTATTGAAAGTTCTGTTTCTTCTAACAAAAATTTAAATCCATTTTGTGGATGGACTAATAAATTTATTTTTCCTCCTTATAATTTTAACATAGCTAATTCTATGATTACAAACTTTCATATGCCAAAATCTACATTACTTATGATGACAGCAGCATTTGCCGGTTTTGATCTAATTATGAAAGCATATCAAATAGCAATAAAAGAAGAATATAGATTTTATTCTTATGGAGATGCTATGTTAATATTATAA